The Anastrepha ludens isolate Willacy chromosome 2, idAnaLude1.1, whole genome shotgun sequence genome contains a region encoding:
- the LOC128871802 gene encoding uncharacterized protein LOC128871802: protein MANPEDQSPGFDSVEVVRGCRVIKCDDQYSLHFLTKAIGEIQNSWDGLRLKLIPASEIPRRPRARIWIPNMEFEANQLIPYLQAHNRAVPMADWSIIKAEAPQKHSVSFLLQITEESLEPLQKVENKLRFGIRKAQLKIFRSANPEEEQDEVDGTSELLTGMQLNDAEPAEANQ, encoded by the coding sequence ATGGCGAACCCGGAGGATCAATCGCCAGGTTTCGACTCGGTGGAAGTGGTTCGCGGTTGCCGGGTAATCAAATGTGATGACCAGTACTCATTGCATTTTCTGACAAAAGCGATTGGCGAAATTCAGAACAGCTGGGATGGCTTGAGGCTCAAGCTCATTCCAGCTAGCGAGATACCACGaaggccgagggctcgcatctggataCCAAACATGGAGTTTGAAGCCAATCAGTTAATTCCCTATCTCCAGGCTCACAACCGCGCAGTGCCGATGGCCGATTGgtcgatcatcaaagcggaggctccgcaaaagcACAGCGTGTCGTTCCTCCTTCAAATTACAGAAGAGAGCCTTGAACCActgcaaaaagtggaaaataaacttcggtttGGCATACGGAAGGCccagctgaagatattccgttctGCGAATCCGGAGGAGGAGCAGGATGAGGTTGACGGCACCAGCGAACTGCTGACTGGCATGCAGTTAAATGACGCCGAACCTGCGGaagcaaaccaataa